In the Myxococcota bacterium genome, TTCGAGGGCGCTCCGCGCGAGCGCCTCGGCTTCTGGCCAGCGGCGCTCCTCGATCAGAACGGCCAACCGCTCGACGGGGGTCGGCCCGAATACCCAGAGCGCGACTCCGCCCAGCACGAGGAACAGACACAGCAACAGGAGGCGCGCGGGGGTCATGGCGGAGGAACATAGCTTTCGCCCCCCGCGCAGGAGGCGCCGGCTCCCGGACCGGTCACGAAATCGCGGCCCGGGAGTGCGCTTCGTGCGGAATCCCCCATCCTCCCGACGGCGCTGCGCCCCATCGGGCCACGCCGACGGAGGATGCGGGATGACCATCATGCGCGTGAGCCTCGTAGGCGCCTCTCTCGACGCCGAGCGCAAGCAGCAACTCGCCAGCCGACTGATCGCGGCGTTCGCGCGCGTCGAGGTGGGCCAAGACTCCCCGGCCGCCCACGCCGGTTTCCTCGTCCACTTCGAGGAAGTCGCTCCCGAGGATCTCTACATGGGCGCCCAGCGGATGGCCGACGCGGGCGGTTCGGGGCGCGCGGCCGTCGTCACCACCCAGGTCATGGCGGGCCCCTGGACCGACGCCATGAAGGCCCAGCTCTTCGGGGACCTCGAGTCCGTGATCCGCGAAGAGGTCGACATGCCGCGCAGCGGGTCGGGCGCGGACTTCTGGATGACCATCACCGAGGTGCCCGAAGGGGCGTGGGGCTACGGCGGCAAACCGGTCTCGATCGCGAGCCTCGCCCCCGTGTTCAGCGAGGATCGCCAGGCGCGGATTCATCGCTACCTCGAAGATCGCTCCGAGTAGCGCCCGGCCGGTGACTCAGTCGTCTTCCGCGTAGCGGTCGACGAGCTTGCTCGGGTTGCGGCCGTCGACGTAGCCCATGAAAGTGCCGTTCATGAGGTCGTAGCCGAGCATCGCGCGCACGCGCTTCGAGTAGCGCGCGGCGATCTCGGGCGGCACGGCGAGCACCATGTTCTCGATCTGTCGCAGCCAGGGCTGGCAGTACTGGAGCGTGATGCCGAGCCGCGTGGTGTCGGTTTGGTTGGCGCCGCCGCGGTGGAAGAGGGAGCCCTGCCAGATCATCACCGAGCCTGCGGGCATCACCGCCTGGAAGGTGCGGGCGTCGTCGTGGGCGGGAAGTTCGCCGGGCCCCCAGGTGTGGCTGCCGGGAATGATCTCGGTGGCCCCGTTCTCGTCGGTGAAATCGTCGAGGGCCCACATCGTGCTCATGCCTTGGGCGGGTCGGGGTCGCGGCGGCGCGCCCGCGTCGTCGTCGCAGTGGTAGTCCTGGCGCTCCTCGCCCGGGTGCTTGTTGATCGCGAGCCCGCCCCACAAGAGATACGAGGGCATGAGGAACGGGTCGATCAGTGCGAGCACCGCCGGGTGCTCGACCAGCGCGGCGATCGACGGCGCCTTCGCCAGGAGCGCATACACGCGCTGGGTCTTGTGGCCTTCGAAGGGGTTTCGTCCGAAGTGGGTGAGGTGGGGAGCCAGCTCGCCGCGAACCCGCGCGACCTCGTCGCGAGACAGCAGCGAGGGCAGGACCACGTAGCCGTGCTCGCGGAGGTGGGCGAGGGCGGCGGGGTCGGGCTCGTGGGCTTGGAGCGGCGTCGCAGATGAAATGGCGAGACCTCGAGCGAGCGCGTCGAGCGTAGCCCTTCGGGTCGGGCCGCGCCGAGCGAATGACGTCGTTGGTCAGGCGGTCGTGTCGATCGTTTCGACGATCCCGGCCGTGCGTGTGGCCTCCGTCCCTCGCGGAGTGCCGCGACGCCTTGCAGGCCGGGTTGCGAGCGGATCGTCCCTTCTGCAGGCTGGCCCGATGGCCGCCGAATGGTTCCATCGTTCGTGCTCGATCTGCGAAGCGAGCTGCGGAATTCGCGTGCTGGCCGATCGCGACGCGCGCAAGGTGCTCCGGATCGAGGGCAACCCGGACGATCCGATCAGCCAGGGCCACATCTGTCCCAAGGCGACGGCCATGCAGGGCGTCTTCGAGGATCCGGACCGCCTGAAGCGTCCGATCCGCAAGACGCCCAGCGGCGGCTGGGAGGAACTCTCCTGGGAAGCGGCCTACGATTTCGCCGCCGAGCGGATCGGCGCCCTCCAGGCCGAGTACGGCAACGACACGCTAGGCGTCTACATCGGCAACCCGTCGGGCTTCGACGTGGGCTGCCTGCTGTACAACCGCTTCATTCTCGAGTCGCTGCGGACCCCGCGCATGTTCTCGGCGGCGACGATGGATCACTTCCCGAAGCTCTACACATCGCGCGTCCTGTTCGGCAAAGGGTCGATCCTGCCGATCCCCGACATCGATCGCTGCGACTACTTCCTGTGTCTCGGCGGGAACCCGATCGTCTCCCAGGGCAGCCTGATGTCGGCGCCGGGGGTCGCGAAGAAGCTGCGCGCCATCCAGGAGCGCGGCGGCAAGCTCGTCGTGGTCGACCCGCGCCGGACGGAGACGGCGGACGTCGCCGACGAGCATTGCTTCATCCGCCCGGGCAGCGACGCGTACTTCCTCTTCTCTCTGGTGCACGTGCTCTTTGCCGAGGATCGCGTGCAGCTGGGTCGTTTCGCCGCGTTCACGGACGGCCTGGAGGCGATCGAGGATCTCGCGGCCGACTTCACGCCCGAGGCGACCGCGGCCGCGACCGGGATCCCCGCCGAGACCACGCGCCGCATCGCCCGCGAGCTCGCCGCGCACCCGCGGGCTTGCGTCTACGGTCGGATCGGCACCTGCACGGTCGAGTTCGGCACCCTCGCGAGCTGGCTCGTCGACGTCGTGAACATCCTGCTGGGGCGCTACGACGAGCCAGGCGGCATGATGTTCCCGCGCCCCGCGACGGGCCAGCACGAGCCGGGCAACCCGATGCCGCCGATTTCGATCGGGCCCTACAAGACGGCGGCGCGGGGCCTGCCCACCGTCGACGGCCATCTCCCGGCCTCGGCCTTCGCCGAAGAACTCGATCCGGAACGTGCGGGAGAGCGGCGCGTGCGCGCCTTGCTCGTCACCTGCGGCAACCCGGTGCTGTCGATGCCCGAGGGCAACCGGATCGCCGAGGGGCTCGCCGGTCTCGAGTTCATGGTGGCCGTCGACATCTACCTGAACGAGACGACGCGCTACGCCGACCTGATCCTGCCGACGGCGCCCCAGCTCACCCACGAGAACTTCGACTTCCTCTGTCAGTCGACGGCGGTGCGCAACCACGTGCGCTACGGCGAGCAGGTCTTCGAACCCGAGCCGGGCGAGAAGCGCTCATGGGAGGTCTACCTCGAACTCGCCGCCCGATTGAACGGCGCCGAAGCGGGCGCCTACGACGACGTGCACGTCATGCAGAACGCGACCCGCTTCGCCGGGAAGCTCGGGCTCGACCCCGACGACGTGATCGCGGCCCTCGGAGCCGAGCGGGGCCCGATGCGGATCGTCGATCTCCAGCTCCGCTGCGGGCCCTACGGCGACCACTTCGGGAAGCAGGCCGAGGGCTTGAACCTCGAGAAGCTCAAGGCCGCCCGCGCTGCGATCGATCTCGGACCCCTCGAACCGCGATTCCCCGACATCCTCCGCACCGAAGGGCGGCGCATCGATCTCGCGGATCGACGGATCACGAGCGACGTCGCGCGCCTGCGCGAGCGTCGGCGGAGCTTCGAGGATCCGAATGGCCTGCGCCTCATCGGGCGACGCCAGATGCGCGGTATGAACTCCTGGCTCCACAACCTGCCGAACCTGGCGAAGGGCAAAGCGCGCTGCACGCTGCTCGTGCATCCGGACGACGCAAAGCGGCACGGCGTGAGCGACGGAGGTCGCGCGGCGATCGAATCGCGCTCGGGTCGACTCGAGGTCGACGTCGAAGTGAGCGACGAGATGATGCCCGGCGTCGTCAGCCTGCCCCATGGCTTCGGTCACGGCGCGGCGGGAACGCGGCTCGGTGTCGCCGCCGAGAAGCAGCCGGGGGTGAATGCGAACGCTCTGACGGACGCGGCGCCCCTCGACGTACCCTCGGGTACCAGCGTCGCGAACGGCATCCCGGTCGAGATCCGCGCGCTCTGATCCCGCCGCGGTCCTCTAGCGAAAGCCCAGCGCCTGCATGTCGACGCGGTTGCGCAGCGGCTCCCCGCGCGCGAAGCGCTGGAGGTTGTCCTCGAAGAGATCGAAGACGTCGTCGACGTAGCGGTCGACCGAGACCGAGGAATGGGCCGACACCCAGAGGTTCGGCGCGTCCCAGATCGGGCTGTCGGCAGGCAGGGGTTCGGTCTCGAAGACATCGAGCGCCGCCGCGGACAGCTGGCCCGAAGCGAGGGCGTCGAGGAGCGCGGCCTCGTCGACCAGCGATCCGCGCGCGACGTTCACGAGCACCGCGCCGGACTTCATCGCGGCCAGGGCCGCGCGGTCGATGAGGTGGTGCGTCTCGGGTGTGGCCGGTGCGGTCACGACGACACCGTCGCACTGGGCCAGCATCTCGTGGAGCCGGTCGGTGCGGAAGATCTTGTCGGCCGCGTCCGGGTCGCCTTGTTCGGGGTTGCGCTTCGTCGCGAGCACCCGCACGCCCATCGCCCGCGCGCGTTGGGCCACCGCCGCACCGATGTGTCCGAGCCCGACGATCCCGATCACCGAGCCGGCGAAGCTGCGCCCGTAGGTGCGCACGTACTCGTGCTTGCGCTGGTAGGCCTCGGCCTCGGGGAAGCGTTTCCAGATCTGCAGGAGCCGACCGATCACGAACTCGGCCATCGACCCGGCGCTGACGCCCGACGCATTGGTCACCACGACCCGGTCGCGGGTGACGCCCGCCGCCACGAACTGGTCGACGCCGGCGCCCAGGCCCTGCAGCCAACGCAAACGCGGTGCGAGCTGCATCAGGTCCTTCGGCGTGTGGAGCTGGATCAGGACCTCCGCGCGCGCGAGCGCCCGGCGCCGCTCGTCCTCGCAACCGACCGCCCAGCGCGGCGGTTCGTCGTGGGGACGGTCGGGGGGCACGGTCACCCAGTCGGTGTCGGGGTCGACGGGCATGCCCACCACCTCGATGCGCGGATCGATGGCCCGCACCCGTGCCACGTAGCGATCGGCGAGCAGGGCGGGGTAGCCGAGGCACACGACGAGGGGCTCGCTCACGACTCCATCCCTAGCGCATCTCCGGGTCGCGCCGGCCATCCCGGGCTGGGGCGAAATTTATCTTGCCAGAAAGCTTTCTCGAAAGTATAAGGGCGGAGGAGGCGCGCGAGCAACGCATGAGCTGGATCGACGAGCTCTCCGAAGCCTGGCAGCGGGAGCACCCGGACTACGACACGGCGACGCTCCCGCCGATGGTGCGGCTGGCGCGGCTGGCTCTGCTGATCGACGGGTTCCAGCACGACGTGCTCGCACCCTATCGACTGAGCGCTGGCGACTACGGGGTGCTGGCGGCCTTGCGCCGCGCGGGGGCTCCCTATCAGCTGAGACCGAGCATGCTCTACAGCCGGCTGCAGCGATCCTCGGGCGGCATGACCAAGACGCTGGGTCGCCTCGAAGAGCGCGGCCTCGTGGCACGCACGCCCGATTCGCTCGATCGACGCGGATCGCTCGTTTCCCTCACGCGCAAGGGGCGGGCGCTGCAAGAGGAGGTGTTCCGCGCCTATCTCGAAGCGACCGAGGACCTGCTCGAGCCGTTCTCCGAAACCCAGCTGAAGGACACGGACCGCGTGCTCGAGGCGCTGCTCGCGCTCTTCGAGGGAAGGGCGGCGTCGTGACCGAGGAGTTCGAGCTCTCGGCCGATACGCCCGAAGCGCTGTTGGAGCTGTTCGAAGCGAAGGGGCTCGGCGACGGGTTGCCGCTCGTTCCGCCGACGCGCGACCGGGTAGATGCGATGCTCGCGGCCTCAGGGGAGGGCGACCTCGACCCCGACGAGGTGATCGCCACCCTCGAGCCGCGGGCGGGGGAAGCGACCCGGCGTGCGGTCGCGATCAACGCGGTGCTGGCCGGTTGTACTCCGGGGGTCTTGCCCGTCCTGGTGAGCGCCGTGCGCGGGCTTGCGCGTCCCGAGTTGAACCTGCGGGGGGTGAACGCCACCACCCATCCGGTGGCGCCGCTCCTGATCGTGCACGGGGCGGTCGTCGCCGAGCAGGGCTTCAACGCGGGGCTCGGGACGTTCGGTCCGGGCCATCGCGCGAACGCGACCGTCGGCCGGGCGATCCGCTTGATCCTGATGCACATCGCTGGCGCCCGGCCCGGTGCCGGTGATGCCTCCAGCCAAGGACAACCGTCGAAGTACACCTACTGCATCGCCGAGAACGAGGGCGCCTCACCGTGGGAGACCTATCCGCGCAGCGTCGGCGTCGAGGCTCCGAGCGCGGTCACCCTCCACTGCGGTGAGAACCCGCACAACTTCCACGACATGGAGAGCGAGGCGCCCGAGGCGATCCTCGACAAGGGCGCGAGCGTGATGGCGACGCTCGGGTCCAACAACGCGCCCGTGTCTTCGGCCGAGTTCTTCGTGGTGCTCGGTCCCGAGCACGCGGCGACGATCGCGGGCGCCGGCTGGAGTCGGCGCGACGTGCAGTCGTATCTGTACGAGCGCGCGCGGCTGCCGGCTCCCGTGCTGCGCGGTGCCTTCGACGTCGTCCAACATCGTCCTTGGCACCAGGCGTTGCCCGCAGATGCGCCACTCCCGATCACCGATCACCCCGACAACCTCCGCGTGCTCGTCGCCGGTGGGGCGGGGAAACACTCGTGCGTCATCCCGAGCTGGGGGATGACCCGCAGCGTGACGCTGCCCGTCGAAGCCTGAACCGCGCGGGCCGCACGCTGGCCCGGGCGAAACGGACCGCGCAACGGTCCGAGAGGAGCCTCCATGAAGATCCTGTCTCCCGAAGGCACGGTGGGGACGCGCGGGGTCGTACTCGCAGCGCCGCCCGCGCAACTCGCCGGCCGACGCATCGCGGTGCTCGACAACGGCAAGCCCGGGGCGGCGCTCGTGATGACGCGCATCGCCGAGCGGCTGGTCGAGCGCGCGGGCGTCGAGTTCGTGGGCCTACACCGCAAGCGCACGGCCGCGACCCCCTGCGAAGAGGGATTGCTCGGCGAGATCGCCGACGGCGCGGACCTCGTGCTGACGGGGCTGGCCGATTGAGGCTCGTGCACGTCGTGGAGTCTCCACGACACGGCACGGTTGGAAGCCCTCGGTCGACCCACGGTGGTCGTAGCGACCGAGCGGTTCGCGGATCTCGCCCGGCAGTCGGGCCAGGAGATCGGGCTCGATGACGCGCGCCTGGTGGAGGTCGCGCATCCGGTGGGAGGCGTCCCCGAGGAGGCACTGCGCAGGCGCGCCGAGTCGGCGACGGACGGTGTGATGCAGCGGCTCCTCGGCCGCGTGGGAGGAAACGATGGGTAGGTTCGGGCACTACGTAATCGATGCGGATGGGCACGGCGGCGAGCCGCTGGGCTGGCGCCGGCGAATCCCGGGGAAGTTCACTGCGACGATGCGCGACTACGTCGCGAGCATGCGCGCCCAGTACGCGAGCGTCCCGGGCGCGGGCCAGCGTGCCGCGGACGCGAGCCCGGCGATTCCCGGCGAGGACGATCTGGAGTTCGCGGTGCCCACCCAGCCGGGCATGTTCGACGCGGAGAAGCGTCTGCCGGACATGGATCTCGAAGGCATCGACGTCGCGGTGCTCTTTCCGCCCGGCTCCGGAGAGGAGTGGGCGATGGACGACGTGGACTTTGCCGTGGCGCTCTGCCAGACGCTGAACGATGCCCGGGCCGAGTACGCGAGCGTTGCGCCCGAGCGTCTCAAGCTCGTCGCGAAGCTCCCCATGATGGAACCGTCGGCGGCCGCCGAAGAGCTCGAGCGCTGCGTCACCCTCCACGGGTTCGTCGGCATGGTGACCGCGACCCACATCCGCGACAAGAATCTGGACGACCCGAGCTTCGACGTCGTCTGGGAGACCGCTCAGCGCTACGGCGTGGCCGTGTGTACCCACGGCGGCGGCCAGGCGCCGGGTCAGACGCCCTTCGCCATCGATCGCTTCGACACCCGCCTGGGCGTGCACGCCCTCACCCATCCGCTCGGCGCCATGCAGGCCGTGTTCAACTTCACGGTGGGCGGGATCCTGGCCCGCTTCCCCGAGCTGCGAGTCGGCTTCCTCGAGGCGGGGGTGGGCTGGTTGCCCTTCTGGCTCGAACGTCTCGACGAGCACTGGGAGCTGATGCCCGACCAGGCGCCCGGGATCGATCGACCCCCGTCCGAGTACTTCCTCGGGCGCTGCTTCCTGACCACCGAGCCCGACGAGAAGATGGTTCCCTACGTGTTCGAGAGCGTGGCGGAGGACATCGTCTGCTACTCCTCGGACTACTGTCACTTCGATTGCGCGTTTCCCGACTCGGTGAGCATTCTCGAGAAGCGCAGCGACCTGAGCGATCGGGTGAAGCAGCGGCTCTTCTCCGCGAACGCGGCGAAGCTCTACTCCCTGGAGCCGCCTGCGTGAGCCTGATCGCGTGATCGATACCCACACCCACGTGATCGCGGCGGACCACGGGCGCTACCCCCTCGACCCTCGCCCGCTGTCGGGGCCGTGGTATCTGGAGGCGCCCCACACCGCCGAGGAGCTGGCGGCCTGCATGGACGACGCCGGGGTCGAACAGGCCGTGTTGGTGCAGGCGGTGGGCGCCTACAGCTACGACAACGCGTATGCGGCAGACGCGGCGCAGTCCCAACCGGCTCGTTTCGCGAGCGCCTGCTGCATCGACGCCACTGCTGACGCGGCGGTCGACACGCTGCGCCATTGGGTGCGCGACCGCGGCATGCACGGCGTGCGGCTCTTCGCCCTCGCGCGCGAGGCGCCGTCCTGGCTGGTCGATTCGCGCACCTTCCCGCTCTGGGAAGAGGCGGCCGCACTCGGCATCCACGTGATCGTGACGATCTTTCCCCACCAGCTCGGCGAGCTCCGCGACGTACTGCGGCGGTTTCCCGAAGTGCGCGTGTCCCTCGATCACTGCGGGTTTCCGGAAGCAAGTGCGCCAGAGCCGCTCTTCGCGCTGGCCGCAGAGGCGAACCTCCTGTGCAAGGTGTCGTCGGTCGTGCTCGAGTCGGCCGGGGAGGGCGCCGAGGCCTTCGTAACCACCCTGGTGGGGCGCTTCGGAGCCGAGCGCGTCATGTGGGGGTCCGACTTCTGCCAGACCCATGACCGTCCCTACCGGGCGCTGGTCTCCCTTGCGGAACGCTGCTTTGCAGGCCTGACGTCGTCCGAACGCGAACGTTGCTTCGTCTCGACGCCGCGCTCGGTCTGGCCGAGCCTTCGCTAGCGGGGCGGGTCGAAGCCAACCCCGGAGGACGCGTGGATACCCAGGCGGAAGATCGACAGCGCGCAGGCGACCCGAAGCCGCCCTCGCGTCTCAACACGGCCTACGTGCTGTGGATGGTCTTCCTGGTGATGATCTTCAACAACGTCGATCGCACGATCCTCTCGATTCTCGTGCGTCCGATCCAGGCCGAGTTCCAGCTCAACGACACCCAGATGGGCTGGCTCCTCGGGCCGGCCTTCGCGCTGGTCTACTCGGTCCTTGCCCTGCCTCTCGGCCGCTACGCCGACGCGGGGGGCGTGCGCCGCACGATCGTCGCCGTCTGCCTGTTCGTCTGGAGCGGCTTCACGGCGGGCACCGCGCTCGCGCAGAGCTACTGGCAGATCTTCCTGATGCGGATGGGCGTGGGCGTCGGCGAGGCGGGAGCCACCGCACCCAGTGTCTCGATGCTCTCGGACATCCTGTCGCCCGCCGCGCGTGCGCGGGGCATGTCGGTGATCTCGATCGGCGCCGTCACCGGGATGGGCATCGGCATGATCTTCGGTGGCTGGATCGAGGAGCTCCACGGTTGGCGCGTGGCGTTTCTCGCGGCCGGCCTGCCGGGCATCGCCCTCGCGATCCTGTTCCGGCTCACGATCCGCGAGCCGGTGCGAGGTGCGAACGAGGGCCGCAGTGCCGCCCAGAACCCCGAGTTCCTGCCCGCCCTCCAGTTCCTGATGGGCTCGCGGACCTACCGCTTCATCCTGCTCGCCAACGCCTTCGCCCTGTTCGCCGCGATGGGGCGGAACCTGTGGGAGCCCTCGTTCCTGATCCGCAGCTATGGCCTCACCGAGTTCACGGCCGGCACCTGGTACTTCCTCACGAGCCCGGTGCCGTCGATGTTCGGGATCTTCCTCGGCGGCACCCTCGCCGACCACTTCGGGCGTCGCGACAGCCGCTACTACATGTGGGTGCCGGCGCTGGGTCAGCTGGCGAGTGTGCCGCTCCTGGTCGCGTTTCTTCTCTGGCCCGTGGACGACACGATCCCGCTGCCGGGGTTCCTGACGATCGCCGGGCTCCAGGCGTTGCCGGTCGCCTTCGTGCTCAGCTTCGTCGGTTCGATTCTGGGATCGTTCTTCACCGCGCCCTTCATCGCGACGATCCAGGGCGTCGCCCCGCTACGCATGCGCGCGTTCGCAGCCGCGGTGTCCTCGTTGATCAGTACGCTCGTCGGCCTGACGGCGGGACCCTTGCTCGTCGGAGCGGTCTCGGATGCGTTCACTGCGCGGTTCGCCCATGAAGCACTGCGCTACTCGCTCCTCGTACCCACCCTCGCGCCACTCTTCGGCGTGCTGGTCTGCTTCCTCGGCGCGAACAGCGTCGGGCGCGACATGGACCGGGTGAGGGCCGCGAATGTGTAGTCGCAGCGGCCCGCGACACGCGGTCCAGTCCCGCTGCGCGCGTTTTGACGCGCTGCATCAGGCGGAGTGTCGTCGTCTTCATGCGCATTCGCGACAGCCGCGGGTGCTACCTTGCTGTGCGCTTTAGAACCCTGCCGCCAGCTCCCCCAACCCAGAACCCGGAGAACTTCGATGAGCCCTGCCGCCGAGTACACGATTCAAGGTCAGACCGTGCGCATCCCCTGCGTGGTGCGCGATGCATCGTCGGGGACCGCCCTCTACATGGTCGATGCGGCGGCGGCCCAGAAGCTCGTCCCGAGCGCATTCGAGGTGGTGGAAGCCGCTCCGGGCCAGACCCAGGCGACGGTCGTGATCGTCGACTATCGCGACAACGACCTCGGCGACTACGACGAAGTGGGCATCGTCTTCTTCGTGCGCCCGGCGGGCCAGCCCGACGCCGAGATGGGCTCGTACATCTACAAGCTCCCCGTGAACCAGGGCTTCACCTGCGAAGCCGGGGTCGAGATCTGGGGCTTCCCGAAGACGGTGGAAGAGATCGATTTCAACTACGCCGAGACGAGCGCCACCTGCCGGCTGTCGATGGGCGGCCGGCACGTGCTGACGCTCACCGTGCCCCGCGGCGGCGATGGCACCACCGATGACACGGCGGCGACCGGCTACACGATGATCGAAGGCATTCCCCACAAGAACGAATTCACCCGCGGTGGTTCCGGCGAACAGACGATTCCGGGCGGTGAGGGCGTGGTGCTCGAGTTGGGGACCCACCCTCTCTCCGACGAGCTGCGCTCGCTCGGCCTCGAGGGTGCCACGCCGGTGCTCTCCGCCTGGTCGGAGCACATGCGCGGGAGTTTCGGCCAGAGCGAGAAGCTCTAGACGGCACCGACACGATCAGGGCGGGCCGTCACCGTTCGCAGCATTCCCAGCTACCCATGAAGGCAGCTACCAGAGAGGGACAGGACCATGGACGCACGCACCTTCGGGCGCGACATCGCCCACATCAACCTCACAGCGGGGACGGTCGAGAAGCGGCCGGCGCCGGAAGGCTGGGTCCAGAAGTACATCGGCGGCCGCGGTCTCGGCGTGCGCTACGTGCTCGAGAACGGCGCGGACGTCGACCCGCTCTCGCCAGAGAACATCCTCTGCTTCATGAACGGTCCGCTCTCGGGCAGCGAGACCAGCATGAGTGGCCGCTGGGCCGCGGTGACGAAGTCGCCGCTCACGAACACGGTCACCGACAGCCACCAGGGCGGCTGGAGCGCCGCGCGCGTGCGCTGGGCCGGCTTCGATGGCCTCGTCTTCGAGGGGAAGGCCGAGACGCCGGTCTACGTATTCATCGAAGACGGCGAGATCTCCATCCGCGACGCGAGCGACAGCTGGGGGAAGGGCATCCACGAAACCGTCTCCTTCTACCAGGAACGCTACGGGGCGAAGAACCTCTCGGTGAATGCGATCGGTCAGGCCGGCGAGAACCTCTCGCGCTTCGCGGTCTGGGTCAACGAGGACGATCGCGCCTTCGGTCGCGGCGGCACCGGCGCCGTTGGCGGCAGCAAGAATCTGAAGGCCATCGTCGTCCGCGCGGCCCACAAGAAGAGCACCGTGCCCGACAAGCAGCAGTGGACCGGCGCGCGAAAGCTCGCGCTCGACACGATCCGCGACGAGAAGAACATCACGAGTCCGCGGAAGGGCGGCCTCTCTCTCTACGGCACGAACGTGCTCATGAACGTGACCAACAGCATCGGCGCGCTCGGGGTGCGGAACAGCCAGCTGACTTCCTTCGGTGAGCGGGCGGAAACCCTGTCGGGCGAGTACGTCGAAGAGCACCTGCTCTCCGGGAACCCGACCTGCCATGCGTGTCCGGTCGCCTGCAAGAAGGAGGTCGAGATCACCGACGGCCGCTGGAAGGGCCTCAAGATGGAGAGCGTCGAGTACGAGCCGGCCTGGGCGCTCGGCGCCAACTGCGACGTCGACGACGTCCGTTCGGTCGCGAAGCTGATCGACCAGTGCAACGACTACGGCCTCGACCCGATCGAGCTGGGCAACGTCTACTCGGTCTTGATGGAGTGCAGCGAGGCCGGGCTGACCAACGGCGAATCGCTCGCGTGGGGCGACGACGACGCCATGGTCGATCTGACCGAGAAGCTCGCCCTGCGTCAGGGGATCGGCGACCAGCTCGCCGATGGCGCCGTGATCGCGGCCCGCAACCTCGGACGCCCCGAGGCGGCGATGGCGGTGAAGGGCCAGGCGGTGCCGGCCTACGACCCGCGCGGTTTGAAGGGCATGGGCCTCGGCTACGCCACCAGCAATCGCGGCGCCTGCCACCTGCGGGCCTACGTCGCCGCGGCCGAGCTGGGCGTGGTCGACATCGAGGCCGACCCGCTCGAGTGGAAGGGGAAGGGCGAGCTCGTCCGCATCTTCCAGGACCTCGCTGCCTTCTCGGACAGTCTGGACCTCTGCAAGTTCAGCGCCTTCGCCCAGGGAGCCGACGAGTACGCGGTCCAATGGAGCGCGGCGATGGGAATCGAATGCACGGCGGACGACGTCATGAAGGCGGGCGAGCGCGTCTACAACCTCGAGCGCTACTACAACAACCTCGCCGGCTTCGGTGCGGGGAGCGACACGCTCCCGAAGCGGTTCACCGAAGAGGCGTCCACCCTCGCCGGATCCAAGGGGCACGTCTCCGAACTCGACCAGATGCTCGTCGAGTACTACGCCGTGCGCGGCTGGGAAGACGGGGTCGTGCCGGCCGCGAAGCTCGCCGAGCTCCAGATCCCGTAGTCGGCGGTCGCTGCCAGCCTCGTCCGGAGCCCGTTACGGCTAGCCCCCGGCGACCGCCGGGATGAACTCGATCGTGTGATGCGTGTCGACGATCGTGTCGAGGCCGTCGACGAGGTACTTCGAGCTGCGCCCGTCGACGAAGACGTGCACGTAGCGATTCAGTTGCCCGTCGTCGTCCAGGACTTCTGCGGCGAGGTCCGGGTAGGCCGCGACCACCGCGTCGACG is a window encoding:
- a CDS encoding amidohydrolase family protein; its protein translation is MGRFGHYVIDADGHGGEPLGWRRRIPGKFTATMRDYVASMRAQYASVPGAGQRAADASPAIPGEDDLEFAVPTQPGMFDAEKRLPDMDLEGIDVAVLFPPGSGEEWAMDDVDFAVALCQTLNDARAEYASVAPERLKLVAKLPMMEPSAAAEELERCVTLHGFVGMVTATHIRDKNLDDPSFDVVWETAQRYGVAVCTHGGGQAPGQTPFAIDRFDTRLGVHALTHPLGAMQAVFNFTVGGILARFPELRVGFLEAGVGWLPFWLERLDEHWELMPDQAPGIDRPPSEYFLGRCFLTTEPDEKMVPYVFESVAEDIVCYSSDYCHFDCAFPDSVSILEKRSDLSDRVKQRLFSANAAKLYSLEPPA
- a CDS encoding phytanoyl-CoA dioxygenase family protein, which codes for MSSATPLQAHEPDPAALAHLREHGYVVLPSLLSRDEVARVRGELAPHLTHFGRNPFEGHKTQRVYALLAKAPSIAALVEHPAVLALIDPFLMPSYLLWGGLAINKHPGEERQDYHCDDDAGAPPRPRPAQGMSTMWALDDFTDENGATEIIPGSHTWGPGELPAHDDARTFQAVMPAGSVMIWQGSLFHRGGANQTDTTRLGITLQYCQPWLRQIENMVLAVPPEIAARYSKRVRAMLGYDLMNGTFMGYVDGRNPSKLVDRYAEDD
- a CDS encoding amidohydrolase family protein gives rise to the protein MIDTHTHVIAADHGRYPLDPRPLSGPWYLEAPHTAEELAACMDDAGVEQAVLVQAVGAYSYDNAYAADAAQSQPARFASACCIDATADAAVDTLRHWVRDRGMHGVRLFALAREAPSWLVDSRTFPLWEEAAALGIHVIVTIFPHQLGELRDVLRRFPEVRVSLDHCGFPEASAPEPLFALAAEANLLCKVSSVVLESAGEGAEAFVTTLVGRFGAERVMWGSDFCQTHDRPYRALVSLAERCFAGLTSSERERCFVSTPRSVWPSLR
- a CDS encoding molybdopterin-dependent oxidoreductase; translated protein: MAAEWFHRSCSICEASCGIRVLADRDARKVLRIEGNPDDPISQGHICPKATAMQGVFEDPDRLKRPIRKTPSGGWEELSWEAAYDFAAERIGALQAEYGNDTLGVYIGNPSGFDVGCLLYNRFILESLRTPRMFSAATMDHFPKLYTSRVLFGKGSILPIPDIDRCDYFLCLGGNPIVSQGSLMSAPGVAKKLRAIQERGGKLVVVDPRRTETADVADEHCFIRPGSDAYFLFSLVHVLFAEDRVQLGRFAAFTDGLEAIEDLAADFTPEATAAATGIPAETTRRIARELAAHPRACVYGRIGTCTVEFGTLASWLVDVVNILLGRYDEPGGMMFPRPATGQHEPGNPMPPISIGPYKTAARGLPTVDGHLPASAFAEELDPERAGERRVRALLVTCGNPVLSMPEGNRIAEGLAGLEFMVAVDIYLNETTRYADLILPTAPQLTHENFDFLCQSTAVRNHVRYGEQVFEPEPGEKRSWEVYLELAARLNGAEAGAYDDVHVMQNATRFAGKLGLDPDDVIAALGAERGPMRIVDLQLRCGPYGDHFGKQAEGLNLEKLKAARAAIDLGPLEPRFPDILRTEGRRIDLADRRITSDVARLRERRRSFEDPNGLRLIGRRQMRGMNSWLHNLPNLAKGKARCTLLVHPDDAKRHGVSDGGRAAIESRSGRLEVDVEVSDEMMPGVVSLPHGFGHGAAGTRLGVAAEKQPGVNANALTDAAPLDVPSGTSVANGIPVEIRAL
- a CDS encoding D-2-hydroxyacid dehydrogenase, which encodes MSEPLVVCLGYPALLADRYVARVRAIDPRIEVVGMPVDPDTDWVTVPPDRPHDEPPRWAVGCEDERRRALARAEVLIQLHTPKDLMQLAPRLRWLQGLGAGVDQFVAAGVTRDRVVVTNASGVSAGSMAEFVIGRLLQIWKRFPEAEAYQRKHEYVRTYGRSFAGSVIGIVGLGHIGAAVAQRARAMGVRVLATKRNPEQGDPDAADKIFRTDRLHEMLAQCDGVVVTAPATPETHHLIDRAALAAMKSGAVLVNVARGSLVDEAALLDALASGQLSAAALDVFETEPLPADSPIWDAPNLWVSAHSSVSVDRYVDDVFDLFEDNLQRFARGEPLRNRVDMQALGFR
- a CDS encoding MarR family transcriptional regulator, encoding MSWIDELSEAWQREHPDYDTATLPPMVRLARLALLIDGFQHDVLAPYRLSAGDYGVLAALRRAGAPYQLRPSMLYSRLQRSSGGMTKTLGRLEERGLVARTPDSLDRRGSLVSLTRKGRALQEEVFRAYLEATEDLLEPFSETQLKDTDRVLEALLALFEGRAAS